One stretch of Arachis duranensis cultivar V14167 chromosome 1, aradu.V14167.gnm2.J7QH, whole genome shotgun sequence DNA includes these proteins:
- the LOC107481183 gene encoding uncharacterized protein LOC107481183 isoform X3 encodes MSVSFPGNRCSIYAVLWSLLGCFFLLQLYLNTRQRDGKGGREVQFRVTHLPQFREIQELEEIHFQLSPPRGKRSPRALKRRPKHRTPTLADELMDENSQLRQLFFPGKKSVVDPMITTQNDSYYYYPGKIWLDTDGNPIQAHGGGILYEEKSSTYYWYGEYKDGPTYRAHKKGAYRVDIIGVACYSSKDLWTWKHEGIVLAAEETNKSHDLYKSNVLERPKVIYNEKTRKYVMWMHVDDANYTKASVGVAISDTPDGPFDYLGSQRPHGYDSRDMTIFKDDDGVAYIIYSSFDNSELHIGPLTEDYLDVTPDMRRILVGEHREAPALFKHQGTYYMITSGCTGWAPNEALAHAAESIMGPWETMGNPCVGGNKMLRLTTFFAQSTFVLPLPRFPGSFIFMADRWNPVDLRDSRYVWLPLIVAGPVDQPLEYSFEFPLWSRISIYWHRQWRLPQGWSIS; translated from the exons ATGTCGGTTAGTTTTCCAGGCAA CAGATGTTCTATATATGCCGTGTTATGGAGCTTGTTAGGATGCTTTTTTCTGCTTCAGTTGTATTTGAATACTCGCCAAAGAGATGGAAAAGGTGGCAGAGAGGTTCAATTTCGGGTGACTCATCTTCCTCAGTTCCGTGAGATTCAAGAACTGGAAGAGATACACTTCCAATTGTCCCCACCACGAGGCAAGAGATCCCCTCGGGCGCTGAAGCGCAGGCCTAAGCATCGGACTCCCACTTTGGCAGATGAactcatggatgagaattcCCAACTAAGACAATTATTTTTTCCTGGTAAAAAGAGTGTTGTAGATCCGATGATTACTACACAGAATGATAGCTATTACTACTACCCCGGGAAGATTTGGTTGGATACGGACGGAAATCCTATTCAGGCTCATGGAGGGGGCATTCTTTATGAAGAAAAATCAAGCACATACTATTGGTATGGTGAATACAAAGATGGTCCTACATACCGTGCTCACAAGAAAGGAGCTTATCGT GTGGACATTATAGGAGTTGCTTGTTATTCTTCTAAGGATCTTTGGACATGGAAACATGAGGGAATTGTTTTGGCGGCAGAGGAAACAAACAAATCCCATGATCTTTACAAGTCCAATGTGCTTGAGAGGCCGAAAGTGATTTACAATGAGAAGACTCGAAAGTATGTGATGTGGATGCATGTCGATGATGCTAATTATACCAAAGCTTCTGTTGGTGTAGCCATTAGTGATACACCTGATGGTCCTTTTGATTATCTTGGTAGCCAAAGGCCCCATGGATATGATAGCAGGGACATGACAATTTTCAAAGACGATGATGGCGTGGCGTACATAATCTACTCCTCCTTTGATAATAGCGAACTCCACATTGGACCACTAACCGAAGATTATCTCGACGTTACACCAGACATGAGGAGGATTCTTGTGGGAGAGCATAGAGAAGCGCCTGCTCTCTTCAAGCACCAAGGCACATATTACATGATCACTTCAGGGTGTACAGGATGGGCCCCAAACGAGGCTCTGGCTCATGCGGCCGAGTCAATAATGGGGCCTTGGGAAACAATGGGAAATCCGTGCGTTGGAGGAAACAAGATGTTAAGACTAACTACCTTCTTTGCTCAGAGCACTTTTGTGCTTCCCCTACCAAGATTCCCAGGTTCGTTTATCTTCATGGCAGATAGGTGGAATCCAGTGGACTTGAGAGACTCACGATATGTCTGGTTGCCGCTGATAGTGGCCGGACCAGTCGACCAACCACTGGAATACAGTTTTGAATTTCCTTTGTGGTCAAGAATTTCCATCTACTGGCATAGACAATGGAGACTGCCTCAGGGGTGGAGCATATCTTAA
- the LOC107481183 gene encoding uncharacterized protein LOC107481183 isoform X2: MSVSFPGSRCSIYAVLWSLLGCFFLLQLYLNTRQRDGKGGREVQFRVTHLPQFREIQELEEIHFQLSPPRGKRSPRALKRRPKHRTPTLADELMDENSQLRQLFFPGKKSVVDPMITTQNDSYYYYPGKIWLDTDGNPIQAHGGGILYEEKSSTYYWYGEYKDGPTYRAHKKGAYRVDIIGVACYSSKDLWTWKHEGIVLAAEETNKSHDLYKSNVLERPKVIYNEKTRKYVMWMHVDDANYTKASVGVAISDTPDGPFDYLGSQRPHGYDSRDMTIFKDDDGVAYIIYSSFDNSELHIGPLTEDYLDVTPDMRRILVGEHREAPALFKHQGTYYMITSGCTGWAPNEALAHAAESIMGPWETMGNPCVGGNKMLRLTTFFAQSTFVLPLPRFPGSFIFMADRWNPVDLRDSRYVWLPLIVAGPVDQPLEYSFEFPLWSRISIYWHRQWRLPQGWSIS, translated from the exons ATGTCGGTTAGTTTTCCAG GGAGCAGATGTTCTATATATGCCGTGTTATGGAGCTTGTTAGGATGCTTTTTTCTGCTTCAGTTGTATTTGAATACTCGCCAAAGAGATGGAAAAGGTGGCAGAGAGGTTCAATTTCGGGTGACTCATCTTCCTCAGTTCCGTGAGATTCAAGAACTGGAAGAGATACACTTCCAATTGTCCCCACCACGAGGCAAGAGATCCCCTCGGGCGCTGAAGCGCAGGCCTAAGCATCGGACTCCCACTTTGGCAGATGAactcatggatgagaattcCCAACTAAGACAATTATTTTTTCCTGGTAAAAAGAGTGTTGTAGATCCGATGATTACTACACAGAATGATAGCTATTACTACTACCCCGGGAAGATTTGGTTGGATACGGACGGAAATCCTATTCAGGCTCATGGAGGGGGCATTCTTTATGAAGAAAAATCAAGCACATACTATTGGTATGGTGAATACAAAGATGGTCCTACATACCGTGCTCACAAGAAAGGAGCTTATCGT GTGGACATTATAGGAGTTGCTTGTTATTCTTCTAAGGATCTTTGGACATGGAAACATGAGGGAATTGTTTTGGCGGCAGAGGAAACAAACAAATCCCATGATCTTTACAAGTCCAATGTGCTTGAGAGGCCGAAAGTGATTTACAATGAGAAGACTCGAAAGTATGTGATGTGGATGCATGTCGATGATGCTAATTATACCAAAGCTTCTGTTGGTGTAGCCATTAGTGATACACCTGATGGTCCTTTTGATTATCTTGGTAGCCAAAGGCCCCATGGATATGATAGCAGGGACATGACAATTTTCAAAGACGATGATGGCGTGGCGTACATAATCTACTCCTCCTTTGATAATAGCGAACTCCACATTGGACCACTAACCGAAGATTATCTCGACGTTACACCAGACATGAGGAGGATTCTTGTGGGAGAGCATAGAGAAGCGCCTGCTCTCTTCAAGCACCAAGGCACATATTACATGATCACTTCAGGGTGTACAGGATGGGCCCCAAACGAGGCTCTGGCTCATGCGGCCGAGTCAATAATGGGGCCTTGGGAAACAATGGGAAATCCGTGCGTTGGAGGAAACAAGATGTTAAGACTAACTACCTTCTTTGCTCAGAGCACTTTTGTGCTTCCCCTACCAAGATTCCCAGGTTCGTTTATCTTCATGGCAGATAGGTGGAATCCAGTGGACTTGAGAGACTCACGATATGTCTGGTTGCCGCTGATAGTGGCCGGACCAGTCGACCAACCACTGGAATACAGTTTTGAATTTCCTTTGTGGTCAAGAATTTCCATCTACTGGCATAGACAATGGAGACTGCCTCAGGGGTGGAGCATATCTTAA
- the LOC107481183 gene encoding uncharacterized protein LOC107481183 isoform X1 produces the protein MRMRNVYRKPMALHFNAGSRCSIYAVLWSLLGCFFLLQLYLNTRQRDGKGGREVQFRVTHLPQFREIQELEEIHFQLSPPRGKRSPRALKRRPKHRTPTLADELMDENSQLRQLFFPGKKSVVDPMITTQNDSYYYYPGKIWLDTDGNPIQAHGGGILYEEKSSTYYWYGEYKDGPTYRAHKKGAYRVDIIGVACYSSKDLWTWKHEGIVLAAEETNKSHDLYKSNVLERPKVIYNEKTRKYVMWMHVDDANYTKASVGVAISDTPDGPFDYLGSQRPHGYDSRDMTIFKDDDGVAYIIYSSFDNSELHIGPLTEDYLDVTPDMRRILVGEHREAPALFKHQGTYYMITSGCTGWAPNEALAHAAESIMGPWETMGNPCVGGNKMLRLTTFFAQSTFVLPLPRFPGSFIFMADRWNPVDLRDSRYVWLPLIVAGPVDQPLEYSFEFPLWSRISIYWHRQWRLPQGWSIS, from the exons ATGAGGATGAGGAACGTATACCGGAAACCAATGGCTTTACATTTCAATGCAGGGAGCAGATGTTCTATATATGCCGTGTTATGGAGCTTGTTAGGATGCTTTTTTCTGCTTCAGTTGTATTTGAATACTCGCCAAAGAGATGGAAAAGGTGGCAGAGAGGTTCAATTTCGGGTGACTCATCTTCCTCAGTTCCGTGAGATTCAAGAACTGGAAGAGATACACTTCCAATTGTCCCCACCACGAGGCAAGAGATCCCCTCGGGCGCTGAAGCGCAGGCCTAAGCATCGGACTCCCACTTTGGCAGATGAactcatggatgagaattcCCAACTAAGACAATTATTTTTTCCTGGTAAAAAGAGTGTTGTAGATCCGATGATTACTACACAGAATGATAGCTATTACTACTACCCCGGGAAGATTTGGTTGGATACGGACGGAAATCCTATTCAGGCTCATGGAGGGGGCATTCTTTATGAAGAAAAATCAAGCACATACTATTGGTATGGTGAATACAAAGATGGTCCTACATACCGTGCTCACAAGAAAGGAGCTTATCGT GTGGACATTATAGGAGTTGCTTGTTATTCTTCTAAGGATCTTTGGACATGGAAACATGAGGGAATTGTTTTGGCGGCAGAGGAAACAAACAAATCCCATGATCTTTACAAGTCCAATGTGCTTGAGAGGCCGAAAGTGATTTACAATGAGAAGACTCGAAAGTATGTGATGTGGATGCATGTCGATGATGCTAATTATACCAAAGCTTCTGTTGGTGTAGCCATTAGTGATACACCTGATGGTCCTTTTGATTATCTTGGTAGCCAAAGGCCCCATGGATATGATAGCAGGGACATGACAATTTTCAAAGACGATGATGGCGTGGCGTACATAATCTACTCCTCCTTTGATAATAGCGAACTCCACATTGGACCACTAACCGAAGATTATCTCGACGTTACACCAGACATGAGGAGGATTCTTGTGGGAGAGCATAGAGAAGCGCCTGCTCTCTTCAAGCACCAAGGCACATATTACATGATCACTTCAGGGTGTACAGGATGGGCCCCAAACGAGGCTCTGGCTCATGCGGCCGAGTCAATAATGGGGCCTTGGGAAACAATGGGAAATCCGTGCGTTGGAGGAAACAAGATGTTAAGACTAACTACCTTCTTTGCTCAGAGCACTTTTGTGCTTCCCCTACCAAGATTCCCAGGTTCGTTTATCTTCATGGCAGATAGGTGGAATCCAGTGGACTTGAGAGACTCACGATATGTCTGGTTGCCGCTGATAGTGGCCGGACCAGTCGACCAACCACTGGAATACAGTTTTGAATTTCCTTTGTGGTCAAGAATTTCCATCTACTGGCATAGACAATGGAGACTGCCTCAGGGGTGGAGCATATCTTAA